A stretch of Caldilineales bacterium DNA encodes these proteins:
- a CDS encoding Crp/Fnr family transcriptional regulator gives MYNQTLTSPSTGHSCNRFAALNTDLPPIIDLLRRLPYVAQQPDEVISSLAAAATRSAHRAGAVIFVQGEPGRGLFIIEAGEVKVSRVGREGREHILHVLRAGESFNDVAAMDGGPNPATATARTDAAVWCIQRDDLRQIAILYPALAWALIENIARRARYLVGVVEDLGMRSVRGRLANLLLTEARAYQMGAVPRLLSQEEMASRLGTVREVVGRALKAMAEDGVIAFDRHRIVILDEEKLAAEADA, from the coding sequence GTGTACAATCAAACCCTGACCAGCCCAAGCACGGGCCACTCCTGCAACCGATTCGCCGCTCTGAACACCGACCTCCCCCCCATCATCGACCTGCTTCGCCGGCTGCCCTATGTGGCTCAGCAGCCCGACGAGGTGATCTCCTCCCTGGCCGCCGCTGCGACCCGTTCGGCCCATCGCGCCGGCGCTGTGATTTTCGTGCAGGGTGAGCCAGGCCGCGGCCTGTTCATCATCGAAGCGGGCGAGGTGAAGGTCAGCCGCGTGGGGCGCGAGGGTCGTGAACACATCCTGCATGTGCTGCGGGCCGGCGAGAGCTTCAACGATGTGGCAGCCATGGACGGCGGCCCCAATCCGGCGACGGCCACGGCCCGCACCGATGCAGCCGTGTGGTGCATCCAACGCGACGACCTGCGCCAGATCGCCATCCTCTACCCCGCCCTGGCCTGGGCGCTGATCGAGAACATCGCCCGCCGCGCCCGCTATCTGGTGGGCGTGGTCGAAGACCTGGGCATGCGTAGTGTGCGCGGCCGGCTGGCGAATCTGCTGTTGACCGAAGCGCGGGCCTATCAGATGGGCGCCGTTCCCCGCTTGTTATCGCAAGAAGAAATGGCCAGCCGCCTGGGAACCGTGCGCGAGGTGGTGGGGCGGGCCTTGAAGGCCATGGCCGAAGATGGCGTCATCGCCTTCGACCGGCACCGCATCGTCATCTTGGATGAGGAGAAACTGGCGGCAGAGGCGGATGCCTGA
- a CDS encoding transglycosylase domain-containing protein, whose amino-acid sequence MRLLLLPLLLLLAACAPGNRIGPRPAADLRAAVESYLQQYQPGPTPRVFETTRLTDRNGKVIAERWQEGRRTWVPLAAISQHLIDATISTEDNTFYANPGVDPARIAGAALQNAQQGQVVSGGSTITMQLARNLFLGPEDRYDQNMDRKLLEAGLAQELNTLFSKDEVLEAYLNLLNYGHLAYGPEAAAQVYFGKPAADLTQAEATLLAGIPQRPADLDPLLNFEAAKARQRLVLDLMVRHSRLSQTEADAVFAQPLTFNPAPDQTPNPAPHFAQYVFDQLAAQLGPDALRGGLRITTTLDLEMQTLAQTIASQKVAEAQPKFDLNNAALVALHPQTGDILALVGSADFENEAIAGQVNVALSPRQPGSAIKPVLYAAALSDNLISPATILWDIPAAWPLTNGQTYRPVNYDGNFHGPVTVRTALANSYNIPAVKLLDAVGPPRMLAAAHDMGIASLSNDPQQYGLSLALGSGEVSLLELTSAYATLANGGLAIAPRPILAATDASGRPLDLGQPPASAQAVSPAAAFQITDILSDPAARAPAFGANNPLRLSRPAAAKTGTTTDFRDNWTLGYTRYLVTGVWAGNSDGHPMRNTSGLTGAAPIWHDFMAAVLTQPAFLSALQAPADPAAWAFTPPSEALQRPGCPVVGGCREGGEYFSALWLASAAERGAFADRVEAAPSAPVYLDRGQGPVWTAYCQTEAAVARPLLKLPTFLGLPAAAAQPPTESLRRERVQAIAWVLAHPAPVNLGPCETLPDLLNQAIALNPDLTGAQALVDWAAAMNPDAAPVAGAPAGPLAAATEPPAPPAGLAPAGPGRFALAQPIAHHADCPGNYIIGLVTNRDGAPLAGIHITLVDQWGNRADAISKSGANDFGRYDFPINFFPNGYTLTIVDEAGNPLSPPVVVNHLQAEGGEAPCHTVNWVGG is encoded by the coding sequence TTGCGCCTCCTCCTCCTCCCTCTCCTCCTCCTCCTGGCTGCCTGCGCGCCCGGCAACCGCATCGGCCCGCGGCCTGCCGCCGACCTGCGCGCCGCCGTCGAAAGCTACCTGCAGCAATACCAGCCCGGCCCGACCCCGCGCGTCTTCGAGACCACGCGGCTCACCGACCGCAACGGCAAAGTCATCGCCGAACGTTGGCAGGAAGGCCGCCGCACCTGGGTTCCCCTGGCTGCGATCTCACAACATTTGATCGACGCCACCATCTCGACCGAAGACAACACCTTCTACGCCAACCCCGGCGTCGATCCTGCCCGCATCGCCGGCGCCGCCCTGCAAAACGCCCAGCAGGGCCAAGTCGTCTCCGGCGGCAGCACCATCACCATGCAACTGGCGCGCAACCTCTTCTTGGGGCCAGAAGACCGCTATGACCAGAACATGGACCGCAAACTACTAGAGGCGGGGCTGGCGCAGGAACTGAACACCCTCTTCAGCAAGGACGAAGTGCTGGAAGCCTATCTCAACCTGCTGAACTACGGCCACCTGGCCTACGGTCCCGAGGCGGCGGCCCAGGTCTACTTTGGCAAGCCGGCCGCCGACCTGACCCAGGCCGAGGCCACCCTGTTGGCGGGGATACCACAGCGCCCGGCCGATCTCGACCCCTTGCTGAACTTCGAGGCCGCCAAAGCCCGCCAGCGCCTCGTCCTCGACCTGATGGTGCGCCACAGCCGCCTGAGCCAGACCGAGGCCGATGCCGTCTTCGCCCAACCGCTGACTTTCAACCCGGCCCCCGACCAAACCCCCAACCCCGCCCCGCACTTCGCCCAATACGTCTTCGACCAACTGGCGGCCCAACTCGGCCCCGACGCCCTGCGCGGCGGCCTGCGCATCACCACCACCCTCGACCTGGAGATGCAGACCCTGGCCCAAACCATCGCCAGCCAGAAAGTGGCTGAGGCCCAGCCCAAGTTCGACCTCAACAACGCCGCCCTCGTCGCCCTCCACCCCCAAACCGGCGACATTCTCGCCCTGGTGGGCAGCGCCGACTTCGAGAACGAGGCCATCGCCGGCCAGGTCAACGTCGCCCTCAGCCCGCGGCAGCCCGGCAGCGCCATCAAACCGGTCCTCTACGCCGCCGCCCTCAGCGACAACCTCATCAGCCCTGCCACCATCCTCTGGGACATCCCCGCCGCCTGGCCACTGACCAACGGCCAGACCTATCGGCCGGTCAACTACGACGGCAACTTCCACGGCCCCGTCACCGTGCGCACGGCCCTGGCCAACAGCTACAACATCCCCGCCGTCAAACTGCTCGACGCCGTCGGCCCGCCCCGGATGCTGGCCGCCGCACACGACATGGGCATCGCCAGCCTGAGCAACGACCCGCAGCAATACGGCCTCAGCCTGGCCCTGGGCAGCGGCGAAGTCAGCCTGCTGGAACTGACTTCGGCCTATGCCACCCTGGCCAACGGCGGGCTTGCCATCGCCCCGCGCCCGATTCTGGCCGCAACCGATGCCTCCGGCCGGCCGCTCGACCTCGGTCAGCCGCCTGCCTCCGCCCAGGCCGTCTCGCCCGCGGCCGCCTTCCAGATCACCGACATCCTCAGCGACCCTGCCGCCCGCGCCCCTGCCTTCGGCGCCAACAACCCCCTCCGGCTCAGCCGCCCGGCCGCGGCCAAGACCGGCACCACCACCGATTTTCGCGACAACTGGACCCTGGGCTACACCCGCTATCTGGTCACAGGCGTGTGGGCGGGCAACAGCGACGGCCATCCCATGCGCAACACCAGCGGCCTCACCGGGGCCGCGCCCATCTGGCACGATTTCATGGCGGCTGTACTGACCCAACCCGCTTTCTTATCCGCCCTCCAGGCCCCCGCCGACCCCGCCGCCTGGGCCTTCACCCCGCCGTCAGAGGCGCTCCAGCGCCCTGGCTGCCCCGTGGTGGGCGGCTGTCGCGAGGGCGGCGAATACTTCAGCGCCCTCTGGCTGGCTAGCGCCGCCGAACGCGGGGCCTTTGCCGACCGTGTCGAGGCTGCACCCAGCGCGCCCGTGTATCTCGACCGCGGTCAGGGGCCGGTCTGGACGGCCTATTGCCAGACCGAAGCCGCCGTCGCCCGGCCTTTGCTCAAACTCCCGACCTTTCTCGGCCTCCCCGCCGCCGCGGCGCAGCCGCCGACCGAATCGCTCCGGCGCGAGCGCGTGCAAGCCATCGCCTGGGTGCTGGCCCACCCCGCCCCGGTGAACCTGGGGCCGTGCGAGACCCTGCCCGACCTGCTGAACCAGGCCATCGCCCTGAACCCCGACCTGACCGGGGCGCAGGCGCTGGTCGATTGGGCGGCGGCGATGAACCCCGACGCCGCGCCGGTGGCAGGCGCGCCGGCGGGGCCGCTGGCCGCAGCGACCGAACCACCGGCTCCCCCGGCCGGCCTCGCCCCGGCCGGCCCCGGTCGCTTCGCCCTGGCCCAGCCCATCGCCCACCACGCCGACTGCCCCGGCAACTACATCATCGGCCTGGTAACCAACCGCGACGGCGCGCCGCTGGCGGGCATCCACATCACCCTGGTCGATCAGTGGGGCAACCGGGCGGATGCCATCAGCAAGAGCGGGGCCAACGATTTCGGCCGCTACGACTTCCCCATCAACTTCTTCCCCAACGGATACACCCTGACGATAGTCGATGAGGCCGGCAACCCCCTCAGCCCGCCGGTGGTGGTCAACCATTTGCAGGCTGAGGGCGGCGAGGCTCCGTGTCACACGGTGAACTGGGTGGGGGGATGA
- a CDS encoding HlyD family efflux transporter periplasmic adaptor subunit, with protein MRRLLSLFFLLLFVIAITGVAAFFLLPERFDAIWQRAGLPAAPLASARALVNPQSSPADGATRLYGVLEASQTYAMSELAGRARVVLVEEGQQVAAGQPLLELDPAAAEAEVAAAEQGLRTAQAARAAVAAPPARAVVSLAESAVAAAQTQLASARRTLAQANSNLQQPLDLQAEINRTRSQIPVAEAAVKQAEAGVAGVNVLLENARGDGSREGQFTRQMLERQAAAAQANVGAAQSQLDGLRRAVALLQKLRANPLALQAQVHAAEQQVQLAEAALAVAEAEAKAAAEPPSAEAIAVAEAQIEAAEAALALAGWQTDRLTVVAPAAGRVEQRLVGPGETVEAGRPLVSIADTTALKARVYVVLTDLGRVQVGQSLAVEIILAAEERRRAEATVTYIAPEAQFRPSNILNPDDRGDMVFLVELSIPNPEGALKAGMPVDVILP; from the coding sequence ATGCGCCGCCTCCTCTCCCTCTTCTTCCTCCTTCTCTTCGTCATCGCCATCACGGGCGTTGCCGCTTTCTTCTTGCTGCCTGAGCGTTTCGACGCCATCTGGCAGCGGGCCGGGCTGCCGGCGGCGCCGCTGGCGAGCGCCCGCGCTCTGGTCAACCCACAAAGCAGCCCGGCAGACGGCGCCACCCGGCTGTATGGCGTCTTGGAAGCCAGTCAGACCTATGCCATGAGCGAGTTGGCGGGCCGGGCGAGGGTGGTGCTGGTGGAAGAAGGTCAGCAGGTCGCCGCCGGGCAGCCCTTGCTCGAACTCGACCCTGCGGCTGCCGAGGCCGAGGTCGCCGCCGCCGAGCAGGGTCTGCGCACGGCGCAGGCCGCCCGCGCCGCCGTCGCCGCCCCGCCCGCGCGGGCGGTCGTCAGCCTGGCCGAGAGCGCCGTCGCCGCCGCCCAAACACAATTGGCAAGCGCCCGCCGCACGCTGGCCCAGGCAAACAGCAATCTCCAGCAGCCGCTCGACCTCCAGGCCGAGATCAACCGCACCCGCAGCCAGATCCCCGTGGCCGAGGCGGCAGTGAAGCAGGCCGAGGCGGGCGTTGCTGGCGTGAATGTGCTGCTGGAAAATGCCCGCGGCGATGGCTCGCGCGAAGGTCAGTTCACCCGGCAGATGCTCGAACGCCAGGCGGCGGCGGCCCAGGCCAACGTGGGAGCCGCCCAGTCGCAATTGGACGGCCTGCGACGCGCGGTCGCCCTGCTGCAAAAACTGCGCGCCAACCCCCTGGCCCTGCAAGCCCAAGTTCACGCCGCCGAGCAACAGGTGCAACTGGCCGAGGCGGCGCTGGCCGTGGCTGAAGCCGAAGCAAAAGCCGCCGCCGAACCGCCCTCAGCCGAGGCCATCGCCGTGGCCGAGGCCCAGATCGAGGCGGCGGAGGCGGCGCTGGCCCTGGCCGGCTGGCAGACCGACCGGCTGACCGTGGTCGCCCCGGCGGCCGGGCGGGTGGAGCAGCGGCTGGTGGGGCCGGGTGAGACGGTGGAGGCCGGCCGGCCGCTCGTCAGCATCGCCGATACGACGGCGCTGAAAGCCAGGGTGTATGTGGTCCTGACCGATCTCGGTCGGGTGCAGGTAGGGCAAAGCCTTGCGGTCGAGATCATCCTGGCGGCGGAGGAAAGACGCCGCGCTGAGGCAACCGTCACCTACATCGCCCCCGAGGCCCAGTTCCGTCCCAGCAACATCCTCAACCCCGACGACCGCGGGGATATGGTCTTCCTGGTCGAGCTGAGCATCCCCAACCCGGAGGGGGCGCTGAAAGCCGGGATGCCGGTGGACGTGATCCTACCGTAG
- a CDS encoding HlyD family efflux transporter periplasmic adaptor subunit, whose product MFSSPPPKHNHRQATGQTPTARGRAFLLLAAASLLLAACSQAPSPSPDRLAGIIEAGAVAVAPEIGGRLVEILVEEGDRVEAGQTVARLDDSLLQLQLDQAEAGIDQAQARLAHLRAAVRPVDVAVAQARVKQAEAALAAAASALADAQLLRDAPQQAEVEIAASEAGLAEAEARAGAARAQAEAADLKVQMWGAIVTDLRNGADAPLPGGGVIHIDAPAEKLAYANEQWNLASQNAWAAWQQSAAADAAITQARTTLADQKRLAAASQTAADRVVAAANARDQAAAGLDQAQAALAAVRSGPGPEQIAAAEAAVAQSQAVRDALAAQLDRATLRAPAAGVVTARYRQPGEIIGSGQRLLTISDPDRLTLTVYAPVRLLPQLEPGQRLSLTSPTAPGRSYEAVVRTVSDEPEFTLRQAQNTAERANAVYAVELELVTPDPLLRPGAPADALVSEN is encoded by the coding sequence ATGTTTTCATCGCCGCCACCAAAACATAATCATCGTCAGGCAACCGGCCAGACGCCAACCGCCAGGGGCCGCGCCTTCCTGCTCCTGGCGGCGGCATCCCTCCTCCTTGCCGCCTGCTCCCAGGCTCCTTCCCCATCCCCCGACCGGCTGGCAGGCATCATCGAGGCCGGCGCCGTGGCCGTGGCCCCTGAGATCGGGGGCAGGCTGGTCGAAATCCTGGTCGAAGAAGGTGACCGGGTCGAGGCGGGGCAGACGGTCGCCCGGCTGGACGACAGCCTTCTGCAACTGCAACTCGACCAGGCCGAGGCCGGCATCGACCAGGCCCAGGCCCGGCTGGCGCACTTGCGGGCCGCCGTGCGCCCGGTCGATGTGGCCGTGGCCCAGGCGCGGGTGAAGCAAGCCGAGGCTGCCCTGGCCGCGGCTGCAAGCGCCCTGGCCGACGCCCAACTCCTGCGCGACGCCCCCCAACAGGCCGAGGTCGAGATCGCCGCCAGCGAAGCCGGTCTGGCCGAGGCCGAAGCCCGCGCCGGCGCCGCCCGCGCCCAGGCCGAGGCCGCCGACCTGAAGGTGCAGATGTGGGGCGCCATCGTCACCGACCTGCGCAACGGCGCCGATGCGCCCCTGCCGGGCGGCGGTGTGATCCACATCGACGCCCCCGCCGAAAAGCTGGCCTACGCCAACGAGCAATGGAACCTGGCCAGCCAGAATGCCTGGGCGGCCTGGCAGCAGAGCGCCGCCGCCGATGCCGCCATCACCCAGGCCCGCACCACCCTGGCCGACCAGAAACGCCTGGCTGCGGCCTCGCAGACGGCCGCCGACCGGGTGGTGGCAGCCGCCAACGCCCGCGACCAGGCTGCGGCCGGCCTCGACCAGGCCCAGGCGGCCCTCGCCGCCGTCCGCAGCGGCCCCGGCCCCGAACAGATCGCCGCCGCCGAGGCGGCCGTGGCGCAAAGCCAGGCCGTGCGCGACGCTCTGGCCGCCCAACTCGACCGCGCCACCCTGCGCGCCCCGGCGGCCGGCGTCGTCACCGCCCGCTATCGCCAGCCCGGCGAGATCATCGGCTCGGGCCAGCGCCTGCTGACCATCAGCGACCCCGACCGCCTGACCCTCACCGTCTATGCGCCCGTCCGCCTGTTGCCGCAGCTAGAGCCGGGCCAGCGCCTCTCGCTCACCTCACCGACGGCGCCTGGCCGTAGCTACGAAGCCGTCGTCCGCACCGTCAGCGACGAGCCGGAATTCACCCTCCGCCAGGCCCAGAACACCGCCGAACGCGCCAACGCCGTCTATGCCGTGGAGTTGGAACTCGTCACCCCCGACCCCCTCCTCCGCCCCGGCGCCCCGGCCGATGCCCTTGTCAGCGAGAACTGA
- a CDS encoding ABC transporter ATP-binding protein, which translates to MPAVTVTHLSKRFGDFTAVDDISFEVLAGEIFGFLGPNGSGKTTTIRILLGLLHPSGGQAAVLGYDVIHHPEQIARRVGYMSQKFSLYPDLTADENLSFYGRTYGLSGRTLAQRKTEVLDLIGLEQQRNQITGRLAGGWKQRLALGAALLHRPDILFLDEPTAGVDPISRREFWRLLYRLAGEGATIFVTTHYMDEAEQCHRLALIHNGHLLADGSPAEIKAMHMPGQVVEIICDQPQLALRTLRQTGLPEIALYGERVHVAGPDLENQIDALRTLLQEAGACPQTLKLIPPSLEDVFIAATKT; encoded by the coding sequence ATGCCTGCCGTCACCGTCACCCACCTGAGCAAACGCTTCGGCGACTTCACCGCCGTCGATGACATCAGCTTCGAAGTGCTGGCCGGAGAAATCTTCGGCTTTTTGGGGCCGAATGGCTCCGGGAAGACGACCACCATCCGCATCCTCCTCGGCCTGCTGCACCCCAGCGGCGGCCAGGCGGCGGTGCTGGGCTACGATGTCATCCACCACCCCGAACAAATCGCCCGTCGCGTTGGCTACATGAGCCAGAAATTCAGCCTCTACCCCGACCTGACCGCCGACGAAAATCTGAGCTTCTACGGACGCACCTACGGCCTGAGCGGGCGGACGCTGGCCCAGCGCAAGACCGAAGTCCTCGACCTGATCGGACTCGAACAGCAGCGCAACCAGATCACCGGCCGGCTGGCTGGCGGCTGGAAACAGCGCCTGGCCCTGGGCGCCGCCCTCCTCCACCGGCCCGACATCCTCTTTCTCGACGAACCCACCGCCGGCGTCGACCCGATCAGCCGGCGTGAATTCTGGCGCCTGCTCTACCGTCTGGCCGGCGAGGGCGCCACCATCTTCGTCACCACCCACTACATGGACGAGGCCGAACAGTGCCACCGGCTGGCGTTGATCCACAACGGCCATCTCCTGGCCGACGGCTCGCCGGCCGAGATCAAAGCCATGCACATGCCGGGCCAGGTGGTCGAGATCATCTGCGACCAACCACAACTGGCCCTCCGCACCCTCCGCCAGACCGGCCTGCCCGAAATCGCCCTCTACGGCGAGCGCGTCCACGTCGCCGGCCCCGACCTCGAAAACCAGATCGACGCCCTGCGCACCCTCCTGCAAGAGGCCGGCGCCTGTCCTCAAACCCTCAAACTCATCCCACCCTCGCTTGAAGATGTTTTCATCGCCGCCACCAAAACATAA